Proteins encoded in a region of the Pelmatolapia mariae isolate MD_Pm_ZW linkage group LG16_19, Pm_UMD_F_2, whole genome shotgun sequence genome:
- the tbpl2 gene encoding TATA box-binding protein-like 2, with product MDESALERYFEDSIANDSSFMLGEGLGLQSPALISQDPSQLAQDPAYLSEKTGVSGEAGDEFDLSFLPDELSTQEEPSHDVSGEEGGSAALDVSQDSGVGVDYNSQESMTTEGTQEASTSGAVTRASPFYPMTPMTPMTPVTPVTERSGIIPQLQNIVSTVNLGCPLDLKFIALQARNAEYNPKRFAAVIMRIREPRTTALIFSSGKMVCTGAKSEEQSRLAARKYARVVQKLGFPARFLEFKIQNMVASCDVCFPIRLEGLVLTHQQFSSYEPELFPGLIYRMVKPRIVLLIFVSGKVVLTGAKERAEIYEAFENIYPILKGFRKQ from the exons ATGGACGAGTCGGCGTTGGAGCGTTACTTTGAAGACTCCATTGCAAAC GACTCCAGCTTCATGCTGGGGGAGGGGCTTGGTCTTCAAAGCCCTGCCCTCATTTCACAGGACCCCTCCCAATTGGCACAGGACCCTGCCTACCTTTCAGAGAAGACTGGAGTGAGCGGTGAGGCCGGTGACGAGTTTGATCTCAGTTTCCTTCCCGATGAGCTCAGCACGCAGGAGGAACCGAGCCATGACGTATCAG GAGAGGAAGGCGGGTCTGCAGCTCTGGACGTGTCTCAGGACAGCGGCGTTGGTGTGGACTACAACTCCCAGGAATCCATGACCACCGAGGGCACACAGGAGGCATCCACATCAGGAGCGGTGACCAGGGCCTCCCCCTTCTATCCCATGACCCCCATGACCCCTATGACCCCCGTGACCCCTGTGACAGAGAGGTCAGGAATCATCCCGCAGTTACA GAACATCGTCTCCACGGTGAATCTGGGCTGTCCGCTGGATCTGAAGTTCATCGCCCTGCAGGCCCGAAACGCCGAGTACAACCCAAAG CGCTTCGCTGCGGTCATCATGAGGATCCGCGAGCCGCGAACAACAGCTCTGATCTTCAGCTCTGGGAAGATGGTGTGCACAGGAGCCAAGAG TGAGGAGCAGTCGCGCCTGGCGGCCCGGAAATACGCCCGGGTGGTGCAGAAACTCGGTTTCCCCGCCCGCTTCCTGGAGTTCAAGATCCAGAACATGGTGGCCAGCTGTGACGTGTGCTTCCCCATCAGACTGGAAGGACTGGTTCTGACCCACCAGCAGTTCAGCAG TTACGAGCCGGAACTGTTTCCGGGACTTATCTACCGGATGGTGAAGCCTCGAATCGTCCTGCTCATCTTTGTGTCGGGGAAGGTGGTTCTGACGG GAGCCAAAGAGCGAGCCGAGATCTACGAAGCGTTCGAGAACATTTATCCGATCCTGAAGGGCTTCAGGAAGCAGTGA